AGCGACCGGCTTTTCCCGGCCGCAGCTACGCCCCTCTGATATACCCAAAGGGAAAGGTTACGGAGGCTCAAACCACGGGGCTTCTCGGCCCTTCAGAGCTACGAAAGCAGCCCTTTTCTTCGTAGCGTCGCCCGCCACTCGCTCGGGCAGCAGCGCGGACTTGTCGCCGATTTGACTGCTGTGTTACTTCCGGGTTATCCCTAAATTTTCCACATGCCTTCCCCAATCTACGTCTCACTTGCAGGCTCGGACAAAGCCAACGGCGACTTCTCACTCCTGAAGGAGCTGGCCGCTTCCGGTGAGAGCGCCCGTTGGTCATCGCTCAAGGACGTGCAGCCGGGCGAAAGGGTTCTGATTTACTGCCAACGCCCACACAGCGCGATAGTTGCGACTGCTGAGACAGCCGCTGCCTCCAAGGTCGGAAAGCGATGGCCTTATGAGACCGCGATCCGCAGTGTGGCGATGCTTGAGAGGCCGATCACGCGGGCCGAGATCGCGAAGCGTTTTCCGGAGTGGAAGTGGGCCAAGACGACGCGTGGCGGAACGCGGCCTCCGGTGAAGGTTGCCGAATGGCTTTGGAACCGGGCGGGGACCAACGATGCGGAGACTGACTGCGAAGTGGTCTTCAAGGCCGGCGCGGGCTTCGGCGACCCCGTGAACAACCGGAAGGTTGAAGTCGCTGCCGTAAAGTTCGCCACTGCCCAACTCGAAGCGGAGGGCTACAAGATTACGTCTCGTGAGAGCGAGAAGGTCGGCTACGATCTTGAGGCGAAGAAACGGGGATCGGTCCTCCATGTTGAAGTGAAGGGTGTGTCGGGCAGCCTCGTGCAGTTCCCGATCACCGCTAACGAAGTTCGGTGTGGGGGATCCAACCCGACGTTTCGGTTGTTCGTTGTGACCGGTGCCACCACAAAGTCGCCGACTCTCCATCGCTTCACTTGGCCGGAGTTTGTCGCAGGGTTTGCGCGGACCCCACTCTCCTTCATGGCGAAGCAGACTACAAAGGGATGACTTTCGGCTCCGACGCTCGCAGTACCAGCCCCACCGATGACGGACGATCCAGCCCCTTGCCCCTTCTGCCACCCCGTAGCGGACTCGGTCCTTCTGGAGACCTCCCTGGTCCGGGGACTCTGGGACGGCTTCCCGGTGTCGCCTGGCCACGCTCTGATCGTTCCGCGCCGACACATCGCGAGATGGAGCGATGCCACGGGAGCTGAACGCCAGGAACTTACCGCGGCGATTGCGGAGGTACAGCGGATCGTTCAGGGAATGCACCACCCGGCAGGCTTCAACGTCGGGTTCAACGACGGCCCAGCTGCCGGCCAGACCGTTGGCCATCTCCATATCCACGTAATTCCTCGCTACGATGGCGACGTGCCAGATCCGCGGGGAGGCATTCGGTTGGTGATCCCGGACAAGGCGCGATATTGGGAGCAAGAATGAGCGCCGCGTCAGAGGTCCAGTTCCTCCGGAACATCCAGAGGCTGCTCGACGAGGGCGACTTCGTGGCGACCTACAAGTTCGCGTTGCTCCAGGCCTTGGCGGATGTCTCGGTTGAAGGAGCGCCAGATAGTGGAGGAGAACTGGTGGTCCCGCTGGACCGGATCGCCGAGAAGTTCATCGGGTATTACTGGCCGCAGGTGGTACCATTCCGACCATTCAACGGTTCTGACGGGATTCTCCAACAGAACACCGGTCAGCAGGCCTCGATTCTCCGTGAACTCGTCCAGCTCCGGTTGGCATTTGGAGGGAAGCTGCAACTGGCTCGCCAGAACGGGCGGCTGTGGCAGCAGACCGTACGGAAGGTCTCGTCCGTCGTGCGCGAAATGCCGCTCTGGAAGCTCCAGGTCGTTGCCGGCAAGCCCGAGGAATTCCTGTATCGGCAAGCCGACTTCAAGGATGGCGCGATAATCCTTCTTCCCGGGGTGGCCTCGCACTTCCGGAGCTTTCACGGGCTGGTCCTGAGGCTCGTCCGCGGCCGGTGGCTGGAGCGAGAGCGGACCGTGAAATCTAACCAGCCGATCATCGGCGCGGAAGCGGACCTGGAAGGCTTCCTGTTCGGCACCGGCCGCAAAGCCCTGGATGGATTCCGAGAAGTTCTGCGGGAGGTCGATGGGCTGAATTGCTTCTACTGTGACCGCCGCATGAACGGCGTGCCCGAGGTGGATCGCTTCATTTCCAGGTCACGGTATCCGATCGATCTCGGGCACAATTTCGTGCTCGCGCACCCCCAGTGCAACAACCAGAAGCGCGACTTCCTTGCGGACCTCCGGCACCTCCAGCGGTGGGGCCACCGTAACCGCCACGCGGGTATGGCTCTCGCAGATAAAGCACGCCAAGCCAAACGGCATCAATCCTACGCGATCTAGGGATTGTGTTCCCTCGGCGGATGTGGCATCAAACATCCCCCGAACCGTGACCCAAATGCGAGCGCTCCGAAGCTCCAATTCGTCCAATCCGAAGAGGGAATCTCGGTTTCAGGTCGCAACCTCCCCAGTCACTCCTCCCCATGGACGCAGTTTATAAGGTATGGCAAACCCTGTGGATCCCCCTCAGTTGGCCCTTCACCGTTGCTATCATCATCCTCTGCCTCGCCGACCTGACAACCCACTACGTCAAGGAGGGCCGCCACCATAGGCAATTCACGGGCCTCATGACAGGACTGGGAATCCTGGGAACATTCTTCGGCGTGGTAGTGGGTCTTCAAGATTTTGACACCTCGAACATCGGCCGGAGTATTGGGCCGCTTCTGGAGGGGCTGAAGGTCTCATTTGCCACGTCGGTAGCTGGTATCCTCGCTTCTGTATTCACCGAAGTGGTAGAGCGGGCCTTTCCCGCTAAGCGTGCAAAGCTGGGCGACCCGGTGGCAGACTCCATCAACCAGCACATGCTGGATCTTTCGGAGCTAATCGCCGCGGCAAAGACTGCCAACGAAAGTGTTGCCAACAATGTCGCGGGCCTTCGTACTGAGATGCGGGACGAAGCCCGCGCCGTCCGCCAAGTAATGGAGAGTGCGCTTGAGAAGCTTTCGAAGGGGGCGACCGAGGAGATTATCAAAGCGCTAGAGGATGTGATCCGGGACTTCAACCGCAACCTTACTGAGCAGTTTGGAGAGAATTTCAAGCAACTCAACGAGGCTTGCTTGCAGCTGGTTGTGTGGCAGAAGGACTTCCGAGACTCGGTGATCTCTGCAACCCAAGCCATAGATGCATCGCGATCGGCGATTGTAGCTTGTCGTGAGCAATTCGAGGCCGCCCTTCCAAAACAGCAAGAGTTTCTCGGGGTGGTCGAAAACGTAGGGCTGAGCGTCAAGGCGCTGGCTGCACTCAACGACCGCCTTGCCTCTATTTCAAGCCAGCAGGAATTCGTGATCGAGAAGCTTCACGCAGGCTTGGTTCAGATTCAGGGGGAAGTTACCAAAGCTGGCGAACACGTGAGATCGGAGGCTAGTGCCGTATCAGCCAAGAATCAGGAAATGCTAGGCGCATACGCGCAGTTGTCAGCAAAGGTTGAAGAATCGCGCAGAGGGGTAGAAGCTATGTTGCTTGAACACGCCCGCGGTCACAAGGCGGTGTCGGAGAACATTGATGACGTTGTCCGCAAGCTGGGATCCGGCAACACCGAGCTGCAGGGGCATCTCGGTCAGTCTCTACGCCAGCTTGAAACTGCGCTTACGTCCCTCACCGCGGATTTCGGACGAGCTTACAGGTCCTACCTTGACGGCATGAGGAAGCTCACTGGCGCATCGAACTAATCGGTATGTCGAGGCAAAGCAGCTACCTCAGCAGCGTGTCTGATCTCATGGCAGGTCTGATGATTGTGTTTCTCTTCATAGCGGTCAGCTATATGATCGAGGTTCGCTCTGGGCAGGCAGTGGCAGAGAAGAGAGCCGACGATCTCCAAGTCGCCCTAACCTCCGTGTCAGAAGAACGCCAGCGTTCTGAAGATCTGAACCGCCAGCTCGAAGAGCAAAAGGGCGAACTGCTCCGCACCAACGAGAAGATAAAGGAGATCGCGGCTACCTACTCCGAGATCCAGAATTCCCTCTATACCGACCTTCAGGCGGAGTTTCGTGCGGATCTACCCCGCTGGAATGCCACTTTGGAAAGAGACAACACCATTCGGTTTAATGAACCCGAAGTTCTATTCCAAACCGGTCAAGCCGACATTCGCCCCCGATTCCAGACCATCCTGAAGGACTTCTTTCCGCGCTACCTCAAGATCATTTACAAGGGACAGTTCCGAGACGAGATCGACGAGATCCGAATCGAAGGACATACCAGCTCTGTTTGGAAGGACGCGACGTCGAAGCAGGATCGTTACCTAAAGAACGCGCAGCTGTCGCAGTCTCGCGCCCTACAGGTCTTGGATTTCTGCTTCGGCCTAGATCAATCGACGGACCAACGCGACTTGCTGATTCGGGACCTTCGCGCAAATGGATTGTCGTTCGCTCGTCCGATATTCAATCCACAAGGCAAGGAAGAGGAAGATCGGTCTCAGCGAGTTGAGTTTAGGGTCGTTACCAAGACGCGGGACCGGATCCTCAAGATCCTTGAGGCTGGCGACGAGCAGCCTGAGAAATGAGCAGCTCGCTGACAGACTTTGCGAAGCTGCGTCTCGTCGTGGAGCAGCTTGGTGTCGACTGGGACGAACAGACCCGAGATCGGCTCTCGGTATTGTGGGACGGTGAAATTATCAGCAGCCGAGCGGAACTGATTGTCACGCCAGGCGGTCTTCTCGACATCCTGCCCGACGGCAATGTCATCAGGGTAGTGGTCCATGCTCCACAAGGGCCCTATCAAGGCAGGGGCATTGCCGAAGCGCTCCTGATGGAAGACCCTGTCAGCGGATGGCACAAGATCCATGTGCTGTGGTGCAAGACCGTTGATCAATGGCAGAAGAGGCTTCGAAAGACTAACCGCAACGACGGCAAGTTTACCTATCCTCTTTTTTGGCGTGACGGCCGGGAGTTTCGTCCTGAGCTGCGCGACGGAGGCAGGCCCCTGCACCTCTGCCGAGTCTGCGCCAAAATGCTTTCAGCGATTGGAGTGGTCGCCGAACCGAGCCGCTTTGATGTTCGCGAGTTCCTTGCCTCGCACACTGTTGGCGGGCTCTTCCGTGGCGTCTCGACAACCTCGGATTTTGACCTGGTTCCGAATGTCTACAGCGCCGCCTGGCCCCAGATCAGTGCCAGCTTCAAGTCGCTCAGGGGGTGGACCTGCGAACGTTGCTACCGGAACCTATCAGATCACAAGCATTTGCTTCACGCGCATCACCGGGACCATCACAAGGCAAATAACAGTATCTTCAACCTCCAAGCCCTTTGCATCCGCTGCCACTACCTGATGCATCCGGAGAACGCAGCTTTTGGGGCTTCGGCCGATCTGGCCCAGTTCGAAGCGTTGTTTCCAGGATGGTCTTGATAGGCCACGTGGGATCATCTGGCGGTGCTGTAGGTGACCTGGTCTTTCTCCCCGATCGTAAGGACCTTGGCGTGAACTAGCCGGTCGACGAGGTATTGAAGTTCTTCGTCGTCGAGAGTCCGCGCGAAGAGAGCCTGAAGAGCGTTCTCCAGGGCTTTGCGCTTCCCGGGTCTAGCCGAATTGACGGAACGGAAGTGAGATACAACGTAAGAAGCCCGCTCGCTTCGGTTCATGAATAGCGGAATCTCAGCAAGGGACGCTCTCCTAGAAGCATGGATCTTCCGGCTCTTTAGGTGGAGTAGAAGGGCGTCATAGCCTCCATCCTTGGCAATGATGTGGAAGTAGCCGCTCGGATCCTGTTCGGCTCGGCGGCCGATTTCGTAGGCGAGGATGAAGTCCAGGGCGTTCTTCCCCTGGACGGGAGTTTCGATAATCTCGATCCGCTCGGCGTGATCCCGAATGAGCCGGACCACTGGTAACGGAACCGACTTCTGATTCGGGCCGAATAGGATGGTGAGGTAGGCGGGCTTTCCTCCGATGCGATCAAACTCCTCTTCGCGGACGTTCTCCCGGTCTATAAAAATGTAGTTCTTCCGGACCACACTTGTTTATCTAACACTGGTGGATTCTGGTCAATTCGAGAGAGGGGGAAGGCTACCACGGCCCCTTTCACTAGACTACTTCTCTCGCGGCCTCCGAGAGCCCTTCTTGCCTGTTACGGCCCAGGCGGCGACCTGAGACCCTTCTCCTTCGTCGGAAGCGCTCGGAGAGACCACCGAAAGCAAAGGAAACCTCTACGACAACAGAACCGAGCCAGCGGCAGCCTCGGTCGAGAACCCCGGCCTGGGCGAAGAAGGGGGGCGAGCGCTGCCTCTCCGTCGCTCCGCGCCCCTGATATACCCAAGTGGCAAAGTTACGGAAGCCTCGCGGGAGGAGGTGGAGAAGCCTCTGGAGGTTACGAACGCACAGGTGTGCTTCGTAGGGGTTGCCTCCGCACCAAAGCGGCCGGAGACGAGCCTTGCTTCAGGCCAAGGGGGGTGGAATTGGCAACGGGGTGTTTGATGCGAGGACCCGGGCATGAAATGGCGACACGCTGGTGAGGAAAGTGCTCCTGGAATGTCCGGAGACCACTAACTCGGTGCGGCAGGAATACACGACTCTCGCAGTAACCGTGATCATCCGGATCGAATTCACCGGGAATACTTCGCGGATGCACGTAGATAACATAGCGGTGGTTTCTCCTGAGACAGCAAGAGCGTGCTTGGCGGGGTTCGAATGGAGATCCCTGCTGGCATGAGGAAGCGGGAGAAATGAAACGGCGAAGGGTCCTCGACCGACTTCACAAGCGGTGGGAAGCCTAGGCTCAAGGATATTTCAAGAGATTCCTGAAGATAAGCCTGATCTTGACGTAGTATCTGCCTAGAACAGTCTACGCGTCAACCCAGCATCCTCCCATGCCCGCCAAAAAAGCAGCGAAGAAGGCAGCCAAGAAAGCCGCAGCCCAACCCGAGGTGATAGAGACCCGGGAAAACCGTGCCCGGCTACACAAGCTAGTCATCAGGAACTTCCGTTGTATCGGAAGTAGGCCTGTTGAGATCGAACTTGACGACATCGTGATTCTCGTTGGTGCGAACAATGCGGGAAAGTCCTCCATTCTCAGGGCCTATGAGGTGATCATGTCGGCCGGCAAGGCGGAGCTTGCCATAGACGATTTCCCAGGACGCCGGATTGACGAAGCCAATCTTCCGGAGATCGAGCTCCACACATACGTTACGGTCAATGCACCCGGAGAAGAATGGGTCGACGAAACAGGTCTAGTGAAGGAGCGTTGGGTTTGGGAGCAGCCGGGGAAAGGCGAGAGGGTCGGATTCCTTCACGCACAGAATCGTTGGGCTAACAACAATGATCCCGAGAGAGGACCGTGGGGGGTCGTGGCAAGCTCCCGCCGTCCTCAGGTGCATAGTGTGGGGGCTTTCGCATCCCCGAAAGATAGCGCGTCCGAGATCATCGCATTGCTTGAACAGATCGTTAAGGATCGGCTAGCAGCGGAACAGGCTGTTGCCCGTGATGACCAACAGCCTAATGCCTACCAGAAGCTCCTCGCTTCAATAGGTGAATTGCAACGGCGCGTTGCCACGGAAACGAGGGACAGTATTGCCGCCGTCGAGGCGGAGTTTTCGGAGCAGATCGCGAAAGTGTTCCCTGGATACGTCGTGGAGTTCGATGCTCAGCCCGAGACCGCTCTGGAGAAAGCACTCACGTTCTTCAAAGCGGGCTCCCAGCTTCTTATCGGGCCCTCTGATGGCCACAAATCCGGGATCGAGCGACAAGGAGGCGGGGCTTGCCGCACGCTTCTGTGGACGGCGCTTAGACTGCTAAAGGACCGGAAATCGAGGACCGGATCCCCCCAAGTGCTCCTACTCGATGAGCCGGAGATTTGTCTCCACCCGAACGCGGTTCGGGGCGCACGCGACCTTCTCTACGACCTTCCAGCGCGGACGGGAAACTGGCAGGTGATGGTGACTACCCATTCACCGTGCTTCATTGATTTTGAGAAGCCCCACACCAAGATTGCCCGCGTGTTTCGCGGAGAAGACGGGCAAGTTTACGGAACCACGATTTTCCGACCGCAAGCGGACCAGTTCACACCGGATGAGAAGGAGGCATTAAAGCTCTCAAATCTGTGCGATCCTTACTTGGCCGAGTTCTTTTTTGGAGGCCGGACAATCTTGGTAGAGGGCGATACTGAACACGCCGCATTCAACTACGTCATGTCGGCTTTCCCCGAGGAGTTCCGGAACTTGCATGTTGTCCGAGCGAGAGGAAAGGCTGCCATCTCGGGCCTCGCAAAAATCCTCAACCAGTTTGGTAAACCATACGCCGTCTTACACGACAGCGATCGCCCTACCTGCAAGCGGAGGGACGGCACAACAATGGCCAATGGGGCGTGGACCTACAACCAGACGATTCGTGACACTATAAGTGCCGCGCCCGACGGTGTTGCAGTCCGTCTATTCGCATCGGTGCCCAACTTTGAGGAGGCATACCTGGATTATGTCTCCAAGGGAGAAAAGCCCTTCAGCGCGGTAGCCCGGCTGAGAACGGACCAAGTATCTCTCCGTCGGGTGAAGGATTTGTTGGCAGCTCTGTCAAGCGACGCAGCAGCCCCTACCGGCGCGCTAGAGTGGACCGACCTTGATCAGCTGGCGGCAGCCCTTCCGGCCGAGCCGGGCTAGAGGCTTGCCTTCAGCTTTTGAAACCGAGCTTCGAAAGCATCCAGTTCCTTCCGCTTAGCTGCGATAACCCCATCGAGCTTCGACAGCTCCGCCAGGACTCCGCTTCGCCCGCCAGCCGCGGACTTAGCTCCCTTGCGGCCGTTGCCCACTGAAGCTCCGCCGCTGCTCTTTACCCATGCGGAGATCGTGAGGGCACTTGTTCCAAACTTCTTTACCGCGGCGGTCACTCCTCCGCGGCCGTTCGCTTCGTTGTGAGAATTCACGAAGTCGACAACGGATTGCTTTTCTTCAGCAGTGTACCGTTTCCCTTTGGTTGTTTTCTTGGCGGCCATGAGGTGAGTCTGTCGCCCCTTTCTGTAATTATACAAGTAAGCGTTTCCGATTGGCAACCGGGCTGGAGGCAAAAGACTTCAATGCTATTGGCTGGGGTTAAGGGTCGGGTGTCCTCGAATCTTTGGCAGCGGGATCAGCGCCTTAGGATAGCGGTTGCGGCTTCGGCTGCGTCATCAATCGAAATCGTCCGGAGGGCGTTCGATGCGTCCAGCAAGTCAGCAGGAACGAACTCATCAAACTTGTCGCAGTGTCGGGTCTTCAGCACAGCCGCGAGCGAGATCGAATCAAACATCCGTTCCGCCACTCGGGTGAGATGTACTTCCAGCGCATCACTATCGGCGTGGTAGAGGATGCTGAGGGCACCGGCCTCGAACTCGATCCCGTCTTGCTCGGCGCAAAGTTTGAGCGCTTTCATTCCATTCGTTCCGGTCCAGGGAAAGGCCAGGCAGTTGCCTCCGATGTTGAGCCATGGCTTGCTGAAGATGCCTGCTTTCGTGGCGTAGTTCCGGGCAGCCTCCAGAAGCTTCGCAGCGTCCTGGTGCAGGTAAGGTGGGTACTGGTCCCCGGACAACACGTCCCGCATCTTCCCGACGATCCTCGCGTGGATGGACCCACCGCTACCGAGGAACACCGGCTTCTTTCGGCCCTTTGCAGGAGAGACCTCCACGGTCATCGAACGGGCGTCGATCAGCTCCACCTTCCACCTTCGCCCGTTTAGAAGAAGATGTTCACCCTCGGGCGGAACCGATTCAATGGGCAGCTTGCCCAACGCGTCCTGATTATAGCGGATCAGGTAGTCGGCGCTCCCAGCGAAAGCCGCATAGAAATCCTTCCCATGCGTTACAGCCTCACCGGCCGGAGCGAGGATCAACTCGCCAGTTGGGATCTGCTCGATCAGTTGTTCGGCTGACAAGCTACGGAGAACCGATCCGAGCTGGCGCACGCTGATCGTCGGGAATGCGCCTTTGGTGACGAGCGTCTCATGTATCCGTTCAGCCGAAGTTCCTCCGGTTTGGCGGAGCAGACTCAGGATCTGGTGAATGAACGTGCTGAAGTGGAACGGATCGTTGTCGAAGGGCTCCAGCCATCGCTCCAGCATCAGCTCGACCAAGGCAATCGAGCGAAGCAACTGGGGGCAAAGCAGATCCTCGATCTTGGAATCCGGCCCTGGAGGTGAGTCCAGGGCGTAGAGGCGGAGAATCGAGGATTCGCCCTCGCGCCGTCCGGAACGCCCCAGACGTTGGACCAAGGACGCCACGCTCCAAGGCGGTGAGAGCTGGCCGACGGAATGAACGCTGCCGATATCAATACCCATTTCCAAGGTGCTCGTGCAGAACACCGAGAGCGGCTCCTTGCTCTTCAAGCGTTGTTCAACATCCTCGCGGACGTCCTTCGATAGCGATCCGTGGTGAAGAAGGAATGGGTTTCTTGGCCAATGCTGCTCGCCTGCGATCTGGTTCAGTTCGTCCGCCAACATTTCGGCGAGCCCCCGGCTGTTGGTGAAGATCAAGTTGGCCTTGCTTCGAAAGACCGATGCCAAATCGAGGGCGAGGTTCCGGAGTGCCGTCATTTCATCGACGTCCGTTCCGGACTGCTGCCATTGGGCAACTCCTTCGGTGATCGCCATCAGATCCCGGTGCGCTTCCAAAGCTGTTGTCGCCAGACGAGGCGAGGGCTTGGAGTCGTTGTCCTCCATTGGTTCGGACGAACTCGGGCGAGGGAATGCACGCACGCCGATTCGGATCGACCTGGTAGCTTCCTCATCGGCAATCACCTTTACCCGCTCCGGCTCACCGCGATCGAGGAAGCGTTTGGCAGAATCGAAGTCGGCGAGGGTCGCCGAAAGCCCTAGGAGCCGTGGAGTCTTCCCGATCACCAGGGACAAGCGTGCAAGGAGGCTCTTAAGGTGAACGCCACGCACGTCCGCAACGAACGAGTGAAGTTCGTCGATCACCACGTGTTCCAGTCCTCCGAAGATCCGGGGGATCTGGTTGCCGTAATTGATGAAGGCTGATTCAAGGGACTCGGGTGTGATGAGTAGCACTCCGCCCGGGGACTCCCGGAACTGCTTCTTGGCCGTGCCAGTCACATCGCCGTGCCAGCGATGAACGGGAATGTCCGCATGGCGGCACAAATCCTCCAACCGAATGAACTGATCGTTGATCAAGGCCTTCAGGGGGCCGACATACATGGCACGAACGGAACCTTCCGGCACCCCCGCAATCGCGGAAAGGACCGGAAGGAATGCCGCCTCCGTCTTGCCCGAAGCCGTGGATGCGGAGAGGATCAGTGGTGCATCAGAAGTGAAGAAGGCGTTGATCGCCTCAACCTGAAGCGTCCGAAGCTCTTTCCAGCGCATGTCCCAGAGCGCCCGCTGGATTCCGGGATGCAAACGTTCGAACGCGCTGCTCATTCTGGTCCGGGCTAGAGCTTGAAGCTGGCGAGGTCGTCGTCTTCCTCGCTCGTGGCGGCTGGGTTTACGGCAATCTCCTCCTCAACCGACATCGGGGACGCTGGCTTGCTGAGGATTCCGTCGAGTCCAAGGATGTCGTTCCAAGTCTTGCCGGGATTCTGTTCAATCAAGTTCAAGAGCCCGACGAACGAACGGATTACGTCACGAGGTGTCCGGAAGAAGTCGGCCCCGAGGGTGTCGTTC
The genomic region above belongs to Luteolibacter rhizosphaerae and contains:
- a CDS encoding protein NO VEIN domain-containing protein, which codes for MPSPIYVSLAGSDKANGDFSLLKELAASGESARWSSLKDVQPGERVLIYCQRPHSAIVATAETAAASKVGKRWPYETAIRSVAMLERPITRAEIAKRFPEWKWAKTTRGGTRPPVKVAEWLWNRAGTNDAETDCEVVFKAGAGFGDPVNNRKVEVAAVKFATAQLEAEGYKITSRESEKVGYDLEAKKRGSVLHVEVKGVSGSLVQFPITANEVRCGGSNPTFRLFVVTGATTKSPTLHRFTWPEFVAGFARTPLSFMAKQTTKG
- a CDS encoding HIT family protein, with the protein product MTDDPAPCPFCHPVADSVLLETSLVRGLWDGFPVSPGHALIVPRRHIARWSDATGAERQELTAAIAEVQRIVQGMHHPAGFNVGFNDGPAAGQTVGHLHIHVIPRYDGDVPDPRGGIRLVIPDKARYWEQE
- a CDS encoding HNH endonuclease, which produces MSAASEVQFLRNIQRLLDEGDFVATYKFALLQALADVSVEGAPDSGGELVVPLDRIAEKFIGYYWPQVVPFRPFNGSDGILQQNTGQQASILRELVQLRLAFGGKLQLARQNGRLWQQTVRKVSSVVREMPLWKLQVVAGKPEEFLYRQADFKDGAIILLPGVASHFRSFHGLVLRLVRGRWLERERTVKSNQPIIGAEADLEGFLFGTGRKALDGFREVLREVDGLNCFYCDRRMNGVPEVDRFISRSRYPIDLGHNFVLAHPQCNNQKRDFLADLRHLQRWGHRNRHAGMALADKARQAKRHQSYAI
- a CDS encoding OmpA family protein, translated to MSDLMAGLMIVFLFIAVSYMIEVRSGQAVAEKRADDLQVALTSVSEERQRSEDLNRQLEEQKGELLRTNEKIKEIAATYSEIQNSLYTDLQAEFRADLPRWNATLERDNTIRFNEPEVLFQTGQADIRPRFQTILKDFFPRYLKIIYKGQFRDEIDEIRIEGHTSSVWKDATSKQDRYLKNAQLSQSRALQVLDFCFGLDQSTDQRDLLIRDLRANGLSFARPIFNPQGKEEEDRSQRVEFRVVTKTRDRILKILEAGDEQPEK
- a CDS encoding HNH endonuclease signature motif containing protein, which encodes MSSSLTDFAKLRLVVEQLGVDWDEQTRDRLSVLWDGEIISSRAELIVTPGGLLDILPDGNVIRVVVHAPQGPYQGRGIAEALLMEDPVSGWHKIHVLWCKTVDQWQKRLRKTNRNDGKFTYPLFWRDGREFRPELRDGGRPLHLCRVCAKMLSAIGVVAEPSRFDVREFLASHTVGGLFRGVSTTSDFDLVPNVYSAAWPQISASFKSLRGWTCERCYRNLSDHKHLLHAHHRDHHKANNSIFNLQALCIRCHYLMHPENAAFGASADLAQFEALFPGWS
- a CDS encoding PIN domain-containing protein; translation: MVRKNYIFIDRENVREEEFDRIGGKPAYLTILFGPNQKSVPLPVVRLIRDHAERIEIIETPVQGKNALDFILAYEIGRRAEQDPSGYFHIIAKDGGYDALLLHLKSRKIHASRRASLAEIPLFMNRSERASYVVSHFRSVNSARPGKRKALENALQALFARTLDDEELQYLVDRLVHAKVLTIGEKDQVTYSTAR
- a CDS encoding ATP-dependent nuclease — protein: MPAKKAAKKAAKKAAAQPEVIETRENRARLHKLVIRNFRCIGSRPVEIELDDIVILVGANNAGKSSILRAYEVIMSAGKAELAIDDFPGRRIDEANLPEIELHTYVTVNAPGEEWVDETGLVKERWVWEQPGKGERVGFLHAQNRWANNNDPERGPWGVVASSRRPQVHSVGAFASPKDSASEIIALLEQIVKDRLAAEQAVARDDQQPNAYQKLLASIGELQRRVATETRDSIAAVEAEFSEQIAKVFPGYVVEFDAQPETALEKALTFFKAGSQLLIGPSDGHKSGIERQGGGACRTLLWTALRLLKDRKSRTGSPQVLLLDEPEICLHPNAVRGARDLLYDLPARTGNWQVMVTTHSPCFIDFEKPHTKIARVFRGEDGQVYGTTIFRPQADQFTPDEKEALKLSNLCDPYLAEFFFGGRTILVEGDTEHAAFNYVMSAFPEEFRNLHVVRARGKAAISGLAKILNQFGKPYAVLHDSDRPTCKRRDGTTMANGAWTYNQTIRDTISAAPDGVAVRLFASVPNFEEAYLDYVSKGEKPFSAVARLRTDQVSLRRVKDLLAALSSDAAAPTGALEWTDLDQLAAALPAEPG
- a CDS encoding DEAD/DEAH box helicase: MSSAFERLHPGIQRALWDMRWKELRTLQVEAINAFFTSDAPLILSASTASGKTEAAFLPVLSAIAGVPEGSVRAMYVGPLKALINDQFIRLEDLCRHADIPVHRWHGDVTGTAKKQFRESPGGVLLITPESLESAFINYGNQIPRIFGGLEHVVIDELHSFVADVRGVHLKSLLARLSLVIGKTPRLLGLSATLADFDSAKRFLDRGEPERVKVIADEEATRSIRIGVRAFPRPSSSEPMEDNDSKPSPRLATTALEAHRDLMAITEGVAQWQQSGTDVDEMTALRNLALDLASVFRSKANLIFTNSRGLAEMLADELNQIAGEQHWPRNPFLLHHGSLSKDVREDVEQRLKSKEPLSVFCTSTLEMGIDIGSVHSVGQLSPPWSVASLVQRLGRSGRREGESSILRLYALDSPPGPDSKIEDLLCPQLLRSIALVELMLERWLEPFDNDPFHFSTFIHQILSLLRQTGGTSAERIHETLVTKGAFPTISVRQLGSVLRSLSAEQLIEQIPTGELILAPAGEAVTHGKDFYAAFAGSADYLIRYNQDALGKLPIESVPPEGEHLLLNGRRWKVELIDARSMTVEVSPAKGRKKPVFLGSGGSIHARIVGKMRDVLSGDQYPPYLHQDAAKLLEAARNYATKAGIFSKPWLNIGGNCLAFPWTGTNGMKALKLCAEQDGIEFEAGALSILYHADSDALEVHLTRVAERMFDSISLAAVLKTRHCDKFDEFVPADLLDASNALRTISIDDAAEAATAILRR